Genomic segment of Kibdelosporangium phytohabitans:
GATGGTGTTGGTGTGCGACGGGATGAGCGCGCGGGCGAGATCGTAGGCTTCGGCGAGGTTGTTGCCCTGATAACAGGTGGTGGCGAGTCCTTGGAGATGGTGGTCGGCGTTGACCGCGACTGTCATGTCCAGGTGGCGGAACAGAGGTTCGTCGGACATCGAGTCGCCGTATGCGATGCAACGGGATCGGGGCAGTCCGTAGCGGTTGCGAAGGTCCTCAACGATGGTGACCTTGTCGTCGGGGGTCAGGATCCCTGCTGGATCGATCGGTTCGGCGAAGGGCGGTGCCGGGAACCGCGAGGCCACGACCTCGTCGAACCCTAGATTGAGCAGGTGTGAGGCGAAGAAGTCCGGGGACATGGTGATCACCGCCGACCACTCGCCCCGACGGCGGATGTCGGCACACACTTCCGGGATCCCGGTCAGCCACGGACTGGCCGCGAACGCGGCCGCCACGACCGCGGGTGTCAAGTCCCGCCACATCTCGTGGACGGCGACAGCGAACCCGCGCGTATCCACCTCACCCGCGGCGAATCGAGCTTCCAGGACAGTCAGGTCGTCGACGGCGCCCAACACCCTGGCCACCTGCACGCTGGCCGTGGTTCCGCCGAGCAACGTGCCGTCCATGTCGAAGACGTGCAAGATCCCCACACCCGTGATTCTCACCAACCACCAGCGGTAAGGCGAACGAATTCCGCCGCGCTGAGGATCTTCCATACGCAGCGTTGATGCCGAGGACGAGGAGTTCGCCGTGGATGCGGCGGTAGCCCCAGCTCGGGTTCGCCTGGGCCAGGCGCAGGACCAGAGTTCGTATTGATCTTATGGTGCGGGGCCGGCCCCGGGCGTTTCGGTCGGGATGCCTTGGCATGGCGTCGGCGGACCATGTCGCGATGCCAGCGCAGGATCGTATCCGGGCGGACCAGCAGTCGGAGTCTGTGCAAGGTCTGGCGTGGTAGTCGGTGCAGGAGCGCGGCGAGTAACGCCCTGTCAGTCGGGCTGAATCGCACCCTGGTGTCGCCGAGTTGCCGTTGCAGCACTGCGATCTGGTGCCGCAACACCAGGATCTCGATGTCCTTGTCCCGGTCGTTCATCGGGAG
This window contains:
- a CDS encoding HAD family hydrolase, whose amino-acid sequence is MGILHVFDMDGTLLGGTTASVQVARVLGAVDDLTVLEARFAAGEVDTRGFAVAVHEMWRDLTPAVVAAAFAASPWLTGIPEVCADIRRRGEWSAVITMSPDFFASHLLNLGFDEVVASRFPAPPFAEPIDPAGILTPDDKVTIVEDLRNRYGLPRSRCIAYGDSMSDEPLFRHLDMTVAVNADHHLQGLATTCYQGNNLAEAYDLARALIPSHTNTIKPSTGKCQS